The following is a genomic window from Sphingorhabdus sp. Alg231-15.
GTGTCGGCCTCATCACCGTCAAGGACATCGAAAAAGCGGTGACCTATCCAGATGCTACCAAAGATAGCACGGGGCGCCTGCGAGTGGCCGCAGCATCAACTGTTGGAGATGCAGGCCTGGAGCGAACCGAGGCTTTAATCGATGCTGAGTGTGATTTGGTGGTCATTGATACTGCCCACGGTCATAGCAAAATGGTTTCCAAGGCTGTGGAAGAGGTCAAGAAACGTTCTAACCAGACACAGATTATCGCCGGAAATGTTGCCACGGCTGCTGCAACGCGCGCGCTGATTGATGCGGGTGCGGATGGTATAAAGGTCGGCATTGGTCCAGGCTCCATATGTACAACCCGCGTGGTTGCTGGTGTCGGTGTGCCGCAATTGACCGCAATCATGGATTGCGCTGAGGAAGCAGCCAAATCCGGTATACCCATTGTCGCGGATGGCGGCCTCAGAACATCAGGCGATGTCGCCAAGGCCTTGGCTGCTGGTGCATCATCGGTCATGGTCGGTTCGTTGCTGGCCGGCACCGAAGAAGCGCCGGGTGAGACGTTCCTCTATCAGGGGCGCGCCTATAAAAGCTACCGCGGAATGGGATCTGTCGGGGCCATGGCACGCGGATCCGCCGATCGCTATTTTCAACAGGATATCAAGGATCAAATGAAGCTGGTGCCGGAAGGTATTGAGGGTCAGGTGCCCTTTAAAGGTCCAGCGGGTGACGTCGTACATCAATTGGTGGGCGGCGTTAAGGCGGCCATGGGTTATACTGGCTCCGAAACGTTACAGCATTTGCGAGAAAATGCCGAATTTGTCCGCATTACCAATGCGGGCCTGCAGGAAAGCCATGTGCATGATGTTTCCATTACGCGGGAAGCGCCAAACTATCCCACCCGCTAAAGAGATTGGTCGATGGTCGAGTTGAAAATATTTTTGCTGTTGTTGGTTTGGCCAGAAGGGCACGATCAAGGCGACCCATTGTGGACGATTGAACCCTTCCAGACTGTGGCCGAGTGTCAAGACTATGCTGTCATAGCCATTGAGGACGCGATGAAGAAGCACGGCGCAGACATTCAAACGCAGTCTCACTGTTTGAACAAAGACAGCCGCATCATCGAATGACGCCCTCAGCGCGCCTGCAAGCAGCGATTGAACTGTTGGACGAAATAATCGTAGCGGCACGGGACAACGGCGCTTCAGCTGATAATATCGCCAAGAAATTCTTTAAAGCCCGCCGCTATGCTGGATCAAAAGACCGCCGGACCGTGCGGGAACTTGCCTACGCCGCCATCCGGCGATTTGGTGATCGGCCAGAAAGCGGACGCGCTGCAATGGCCGGATTGACCGAGGAACAGCCGGAATTGCGGGAATTGTTCGACGGTTCTGCTTACGGCCCTGCTGCGCTCGGGGACAAAGAGCTCCGGGCCAGCGGAGGAATTATTGCGGACTGGCTTTTGAGCCGATTTGCGGCGCCGATTGATGGCAACGAACAGGCGTCCCTATTTGATCGTGCGCCATTGGATATCCGTCTCAATCCGAAAAAAGGTAACGCTGAGACGATCAAGACTCAATGGCCGGAAATAGAAGCGCTGCCTTTATCCTATGCCTACCGTCTGCCGACCGGGACAAATGTCGAGAACAATGCGGCCTATAATGACGGTCAGATCGAAATTCAGGATCTGGGCAGTCAGGCCATAATAGCCGCTTGTTTACCCAATGAACCGAATTTGGTTTTGGATATGTGCGCCGGAGCAGGGGGGAAAACACTGGGCCTTTCCGCGCAATTGCCAGATGAGACACGCATTATCGCTGCTGATACGGACCGTGGGCGTTTAAGCCGTATTGAACCGCGGCTCCGCAGATCCAGCGCTCGGAATATCGATACGTTGCTGTTGTCACCTAATAAAGAAGAAGAGGCGCTCTCTCCCTTTAAGGGCCAATGCGATCTCGTTCTGGTTGATGCGCCGTGCACCGGTACGGGGACTTGGCGGCGCAACCCTGAACTGCGCTGGCGAATGACGCCGAAAAGGCTGGATCAAACGGCAAAATTACAAGCGCGATTACTGGAACTGGCGAGCTCAATGGTCGCCCCGGGAGGGCGGCTGGTCTATGCGGTCTGTTCTCTTTTGGATGCCGAAGGCGGGGATCAACCGGAGCTTTTCCTTAAAAACCACCCGAATTGGCGGGATATAGAGGTTGATTTGCCGATTGGACGGCCATATCGTAAAGGAATTCTTCTCACCCCGTATCAAGACGGAACGGATGGCTTTTATTTTACCTGCCTTGAAAAAATGTGATAGCAGACGATGACAGGATCCGGCATGTTCACCGAACGTGCAGGTGACCCTGCTAGAAAGCCTGAGTCTTTATTGGAGCTGATTATGCGTTTTTCACCCGCTGCCCTTGCGATGTCCCTGGTTTTGGCCACTGTTTCCAGTGCTGGTTTTGGCCAGTCGGCTGACGTGGAAATCAAGGCCCGTTCGGTTGCCTATATGGAGCGAGGGGAAGCGGCACAGAAGCAAGGTGATCTTGAACTGGCAACGGACCTGTACGAGACGGCTCTGGCGGTTGATCCACGTAACGGATCGGCTTTTATCGCGCTTGCCCAGATTGCACGCGCTCAAAAATTACCGGGCAAAGCCATTCGCTTTTATCGCGAGGCGTTGATCCTTGATCCGAATAATCTTGATGCACTGGCTGGGCAGGGTGAAGCGCTGGTTCAACGCGGTGCCGTCGAAAAGGCAAAAATCAACCTTTCACGGATTGAAACGCTCTGCCGGACTAGGTGTTCGCAAACAACCCAGCTGGCATCGGCGATCACTGCCTCTCAAAAAATACCGGTCATGTCAGCGCAGGCCGTTACGCCAAAACCAAAAGTGAGCGATGAAAAGGCCAAAGAAGTAGCGCCCAATTAAGCAGCAAACTCCAGGCCTCTAAAAGTCATAGACCAGGGTTGCGCGGCTGAGCGTATCAGTTTTTTCGCTGCCATCAGGCGGATTGGTTTCATGTTCAACAGCATAAGAGAAGCGGGCGGTTAGCTTGCCGTTTATCTTCGCATCTAGTCCGGTTGTTGCGGTGAGCGTATTTGTACCGGAAGAGAATATAACATTAGCACTGGTCAGGCTTTGCGCATCAGAAGCTAGTGTTGCTCCGGCTCCCTGAGTCAGTTTTAGATTTTTCGCGATTTGCCAGCCCAGATCAAGACCGATCAGGCCTGCAAGACTGCTGTCGGACCCGCCCTCAGAAAATTCCGTAAGCCGCCAGGCGGGGCCGGCTTTCACGTTCAGAAAAATGTCTTTTTCCTTGATCACTGCGTAGCCAATACCACCGGAAACGGTGTACCGGGATGAAAAGCCTTGAAACTGATCTCGGTCATATTGCGCCAGTCCGTAGATGAACAGCCGGTCATTGATTTTATATTCGGGTTCCAGGGCAGCAGCATATTGTTCCCGACTGGTCACGCCATTGCTGCGTTGAAAATCAGCGCGGGCGCGGAATTTCAGGCGCCATTTGACCGCGTCTTTTGCCAGCTTGATACCACCGCTTAAGCCAACATTGTTAGAGTTGCCGGTATTGCGAAAGCCACCAAGCTCGCCTTCTCCTGTCCAATTCTGGAAAAAAGGCGCTTCCATTTTGGCCTGTTTTTGGGCTGCTGCGAGTTGTGTCTGCTTTACGTTATATGCGGCCAGCATCGCATCGATTTCTGCGGCATCGTCCGGATTTGTGACTTTTGCAAACTTGAGAACCGATTTGACTTCCGCGTCCTTACCGGATTCGATGGCCGCTTCGATCATCGCTTTTACCGGTTCTGGAAGTGCCGCAAGTGATGGCGATGCAAATCCGATAGTCAC
Proteins encoded in this region:
- a CDS encoding DUF481 domain-containing protein, with translation MLRTIVWSFPLVTIGFASPSLAALPEPVKAMIEAAIESGKDAEVKSVLKFAKVTNPDDAAEIDAMLAAYNVKQTQLAAAQKQAKMEAPFFQNWTGEGELGGFRNTGNSNNVGLSGGIKLAKDAVKWRLKFRARADFQRSNGVTSREQYAAALEPEYKINDRLFIYGLAQYDRDQFQGFSSRYTVSGGIGYAVIKEKDIFLNVKAGPAWRLTEFSEGGSDSSLAGLIGLDLGWQIAKNLKLTQGAGATLASDAQSLTSANVIFSSGTNTLTATTGLDAKINGKLTARFSYAVEHETNPPDGSEKTDTLSRATLVYDF
- the guaB gene encoding IMP dehydrogenase → MSSREIRTGLTFDDVLLQPGASDIVPSQANTQTWLSKEIALNIPVLSSAMDTVTEADMAIVMAQMGGIGVLHRNLTLEQQIAAVRQVKRFESGMVVNPITIAPDATLADAETTMSQNKISGIPVVEDSGKLVGILTNRDVRFAENPRQPVSELMTKDDLVTVPVGVSQEEARRMLHHRRIEKLLVVDDSYHCVGLITVKDIEKAVTYPDATKDSTGRLRVAAASTVGDAGLERTEALIDAECDLVVIDTAHGHSKMVSKAVEEVKKRSNQTQIIAGNVATAAATRALIDAGADGIKVGIGPGSICTTRVVAGVGVPQLTAIMDCAEEAAKSGIPIVADGGLRTSGDVAKALAAGASSVMVGSLLAGTEEAPGETFLYQGRAYKSYRGMGSVGAMARGSADRYFQQDIKDQMKLVPEGIEGQVPFKGPAGDVVHQLVGGVKAAMGYTGSETLQHLRENAEFVRITNAGLQESHVHDVSITREAPNYPTR
- a CDS encoding RsmB/NOP family class I SAM-dependent RNA methyltransferase yields the protein MTPSARLQAAIELLDEIIVAARDNGASADNIAKKFFKARRYAGSKDRRTVRELAYAAIRRFGDRPESGRAAMAGLTEEQPELRELFDGSAYGPAALGDKELRASGGIIADWLLSRFAAPIDGNEQASLFDRAPLDIRLNPKKGNAETIKTQWPEIEALPLSYAYRLPTGTNVENNAAYNDGQIEIQDLGSQAIIAACLPNEPNLVLDMCAGAGGKTLGLSAQLPDETRIIAADTDRGRLSRIEPRLRRSSARNIDTLLLSPNKEEEALSPFKGQCDLVLVDAPCTGTGTWRRNPELRWRMTPKRLDQTAKLQARLLELASSMVAPGGRLVYAVCSLLDAEGGDQPELFLKNHPNWRDIEVDLPIGRPYRKGILLTPYQDGTDGFYFTCLEKM
- a CDS encoding tetratricopeptide repeat protein; protein product: MRFSPAALAMSLVLATVSSAGFGQSADVEIKARSVAYMERGEAAQKQGDLELATDLYETALAVDPRNGSAFIALAQIARAQKLPGKAIRFYREALILDPNNLDALAGQGEALVQRGAVEKAKINLSRIETLCRTRCSQTTQLASAITASQKIPVMSAQAVTPKPKVSDEKAKEVAPN